AATCCGGAAGGAGAAGTTAGAAACTATTCTCCGGAATTTATTTTATGTCTACCGAAAAAAATTGTTTGTTTTAGCGATTGGGGGAGAAGCGTATTTTTTTCTGACGTCAGAATTTATTTTTTTAAAAATTTACTTTTTTAGCTGCCGCAAAAATAACGCATCAATCATCTATTTGGGGTTCGATGTATAGTTGGGTAATGTTGGGTAACTGACTTTGGATGGATTGGCGGATATCTTTGATGGCAACGGTAATTTCCCGGCTCAAAATATCTTCCTGAAAGGTAAGTGGTACTAACACAATGATTTCTTCGGGCCCCATGTGCATGGAAAGCGGTTTATCTACCCGCACTACTGCCGGATTTTCCAGGGCGAGTTGCACTACTTGCGCCAGTAAAGTTTCGTCGGCCGTTTCGCCCATCAGTAAACTGCGGCTTTCGCGAAGCAACAAAGCCGAAATGGTGGTAAGTATAAGGCCAATAATAATGGAAGCCATGGCATCGAAGTACGGGTTTTGGTAATAATGGCCCAAAAAAACGCCCAGGAAAGCTACGGTTAAACCTAGTAAATCGGCGGCATCTTCAAACAAAACCACGAAAGTTGATGGATCTTTACTCTGCCGCACGGCTCGCCAGAAAGGAGTGCCGGCACGTTGCCGGGTAAATTCGCGTTGCGCGGTAATGTACGAAGCGCCATCGAACAAAAAGGCAAAACCCAGTACAATGTAATTCCATTTGGGGTCTTCAATTAAATTGGGGTGTTGCAGGTGCGAAATACCTTCGTAAAAAGAAATGCCCCCACCAATACCAAAAATTAAAATAGAAACAATAAAGGCCCAGAAGTACAATTCTTTGCCGTAGCCGAACGGCCGGCGAGCATCGGCGGGTTTATTGCTCCGGTGAATACCATAGAGCAGCAGTACTTCGTTGGCGGTATCTACTACCGAATGAATGCCTTCCGAAATCATGGCAGAACTGCCCGTTACACCGGCCGCAATAAACTTCGTAATTGCAATTGCCAAATTAGCCGCTAGGGCACTATATAAAGGAACTTTAGAAGCCGCCATAATGCAGGAATAAGTTTTCGGTACGAATACCTACTGCATTTTACCTGAATGGTTGACGGGTTGGGTATTTTTTTATTACGGATTAATCTAAAATGCCCGTTTTAAAACAGCAATAACCAATAATGAAGTACCTGGAGTTGGCGTTTAGTAAGCCCGAGCCATAAATTTCAGCTGAACTTTTAAAAATTTCAAATTTGGTAAAAGTTAAGACGGGGTATTTTCCTTTACCTTAGTTTCTTCCTCAAATAAAATACGGACAGAAGGTGTATAATCGTCGTCGTACTGTCCGGACCGTACTGCCCAGATAAAAGAACCCAAAAACAATACCGCCACCGTTAAGCTAATCCCGATTAAAAGAAATATAATAGTCATGATTGAAAGAGATAAAAATTTAAAATTTTTAAAAAATCAGCCTGCGGGCTGATTCCAGTAAACCCAAAAGCTACTTCGTATTATTCATTTAAGAAATATGGTATGCCGTTTTTCTTCCTGTATGCTTCCAACAGCAAGCCGTCAGACTTGGAACATAGCTGGTTGGTGAAGACACCAACCAGGGCGATAATAGAACTAAACTAATTCCCACACAAGCTATGCAACAAACAACAGTAGCCAAGTGCAGTAAACTAACCTCATGTATGCTATGCAACAGAAAGCGTTAGCCAGGTGCAAGCATTGACGCTAAACTGTCCGAGCGTTCAGCGAGTTTTTAGCGTCTTGACTTTTTTGGTTCTTTTTGTGTCAAGACAAAAAGAACAAGACCTGAGCAATGAAACAACTTCACTAAACAACCAAAGCTAAAACAGAAGCTATGCGAACGAGAATTTGCAAGTCACGGAAGTAAATCCGCGCCATAGTAGAAGCCATAGTACAAAAAACAAAACAGCTAGTTACATCAAAAAAATTATTCAGAACCCCGGTTCAACCCCATCCGCCACGCCACTAACCTTACACCCAACACCGAACACAGAATCACACTCAACGAACTGATTGGCATAAGAATAGCCGACGCTACCGGCGAAAACTGACCCATGACGGCCAGCGACAAGCCAATAATATTGTACCCGAACGACACCCCAAAAGAACCCAGAATAACGTAAAGGCTGTAACGCGAAAATTTTAAAAATTTAGCCAGTTGCGTAAAACTACCGGCATCCAGAATGGCATCACAACC
The sequence above is a segment of the Adhaeribacter swui genome. Coding sequences within it:
- the ccoS gene encoding cbb3-type cytochrome oxidase assembly protein CcoS, with the translated sequence MTIIFLLIGISLTVAVLFLGSFIWAVRSGQYDDDYTPSVRILFEEETKVKENTPS
- a CDS encoding cation diffusion facilitator family transporter; translation: MAASKVPLYSALAANLAIAITKFIAAGVTGSSAMISEGIHSVVDTANEVLLLYGIHRSNKPADARRPFGYGKELYFWAFIVSILIFGIGGGISFYEGISHLQHPNLIEDPKWNYIVLGFAFLFDGASYITAQREFTRQRAGTPFWRAVRQSKDPSTFVVLFEDAADLLGLTVAFLGVFLGHYYQNPYFDAMASIIIGLILTTISALLLRESRSLLMGETADETLLAQVVQLALENPAVVRVDKPLSMHMGPEEIIVLVPLTFQEDILSREITVAIKDIRQSIQSQLPNITQLYIEPQIDD